A genomic segment from Lignipirellula cremea encodes:
- a CDS encoding 3'-5' exonuclease: MSAVSLSKTFAASTKKLSTPDRGRVFDFLTKFMEDPASPGVNFETIQGSKDSNLKSARITQDLRTILHQGAGMLTLLYAGHHEDAYRWAQHRRVENHPVTGTLQIVETTESVQAEIQDTAPTYEVPKVFADYNDEYLISLGLPQDWLTIVRQIQNEDQLLAVCQKLPEEVSESLLTLSTGELVTPPKPVAPTAPVEQNPDNLRRFWVVQDAAELANILDRPIEDWVRFLHPSQRLLVTRDFNGPAKVSGAAGTGKTVVGMHRARRLAAEGKRVLLTSFVTTLCRNIERNIHVLCAGTQNAFDGSTESRITVSTVHKQALALARTTHPKIHPVDSDKIEALVKRHHGHGGYLFDTGFLVTEWNGVVEAQGITTWEEYRDAVRTGRGKPLTIKQRKDCWKVFARIWEDLTAAQAYPWSGICRIAREAVESGAVTSPFDAVIVDEVQDLQPADLQFLKALAAKDPGNLMVLGDAGQRIYPGGFSLKKLGIDIRGRSHILRINYRTTEQIRRFADGLLAGAADDMDEGAEDRRSQSLLNGPAPTVQQFPNDAEQVNFVLGKIQALLQQGLSPRELAIFARSGKHLKSVRDALLNAGMEICSLSDNEDVAAANGINLGTMHRAKGLEFKVVFIVDCNQGVVPHAYTLGKLRDQGDYDAGYERERQLLYVAITRARDEVFLTGVGKPSEFLTANEASTRGSKP, translated from the coding sequence ATGAGCGCCGTTAGTCTTTCCAAAACCTTTGCCGCATCGACCAAAAAGTTGAGCACGCCGGACCGCGGTCGTGTGTTCGACTTCCTCACGAAGTTCATGGAGGACCCCGCTAGCCCCGGAGTGAACTTCGAGACAATCCAGGGCTCCAAGGACAGCAACCTCAAGTCGGCGCGGATCACTCAGGACTTGCGCACGATACTCCACCAGGGCGCCGGGATGCTGACCCTGTTGTACGCGGGACATCACGAAGACGCCTATCGCTGGGCCCAGCACCGGCGAGTCGAGAATCATCCCGTCACCGGCACGCTTCAAATCGTCGAGACGACCGAAAGCGTGCAAGCCGAAATTCAAGACACGGCGCCAACGTACGAAGTCCCCAAGGTTTTTGCCGATTACAACGACGAGTACCTCATCAGCCTCGGTCTTCCCCAGGATTGGCTTACCATCGTTCGTCAGATTCAGAACGAAGACCAGCTTCTTGCGGTCTGCCAAAAACTGCCCGAGGAAGTCTCCGAAAGCCTGCTGACCTTATCGACCGGCGAACTCGTCACCCCGCCGAAGCCGGTTGCTCCCACGGCGCCTGTTGAACAGAACCCTGATAACCTGCGCCGTTTCTGGGTCGTCCAGGATGCGGCGGAACTAGCGAACATCCTCGACCGACCGATCGAAGACTGGGTTCGCTTTCTTCATCCGTCACAACGCCTGCTGGTGACCAGGGACTTCAACGGTCCCGCCAAAGTTTCCGGCGCGGCCGGTACAGGCAAGACGGTCGTCGGAATGCATCGGGCTCGCCGCCTGGCCGCCGAAGGCAAGCGGGTCCTGCTCACTTCGTTCGTGACAACACTCTGCCGAAACATCGAACGGAACATCCACGTCCTCTGTGCGGGGACGCAGAACGCGTTCGACGGCTCCACCGAGAGTCGTATCACCGTCAGCACCGTTCACAAACAGGCGTTGGCGCTCGCCAGGACAACGCATCCCAAAATCCATCCGGTCGACTCAGACAAAATCGAAGCCCTTGTCAAACGCCATCACGGGCATGGCGGCTATCTGTTCGATACGGGGTTCCTGGTTACGGAATGGAACGGCGTCGTGGAAGCCCAGGGAATCACCACCTGGGAAGAATACCGCGACGCGGTCCGCACGGGTCGCGGTAAACCGTTGACGATCAAACAGCGGAAGGACTGCTGGAAAGTCTTTGCCCGCATCTGGGAAGACCTGACCGCCGCCCAGGCGTATCCCTGGTCCGGTATCTGCCGTATCGCTCGCGAGGCCGTCGAATCGGGCGCCGTGACAAGTCCGTTCGACGCGGTAATTGTCGATGAAGTGCAGGACCTTCAGCCGGCGGATCTTCAATTCCTCAAAGCTCTCGCAGCCAAGGACCCCGGCAACCTGATGGTGCTGGGCGACGCCGGCCAGCGGATTTATCCCGGCGGCTTCAGTTTGAAGAAGCTTGGCATCGACATTCGTGGTCGGTCCCACATTCTGCGCATCAACTATCGCACCACCGAACAGATTCGTCGGTTCGCCGACGGTCTGCTGGCCGGCGCCGCGGACGACATGGACGAAGGGGCCGAAGACCGCCGCTCCCAAAGCCTGTTGAACGGTCCGGCGCCGACCGTCCAGCAGTTCCCGAACGACGCAGAGCAGGTGAACTTCGTACTCGGGAAAATCCAGGCTCTGCTCCAGCAAGGACTCTCGCCGCGCGAACTGGCGATCTTCGCTCGTTCGGGAAAGCATCTGAAGTCGGTCCGCGACGCCCTGCTAAACGCCGGCATGGAGATCTGTTCGCTGAGCGACAACGAGGACGTGGCCGCGGCGAACGGGATCAACCTCGGCACCATGCACCGGGCCAAAGGCCTGGAATTCAAAGTCGTTTTCATCGTGGACTGCAACCAGGGCGTGGTTCCGCATGCTTATACCCTCGGCAAGCTGAGAGACCAGGGCGACTACGACGCCGGCTACGAACGGGAGCGACAGTTACTGTACGTCGCCATCACCCGGGCCCGGGACGAAGTCTTTCTCACCGGGGTGGGCAAACCGTCCGAATTTCTGACAGCCAACGAAGCCAGCACCAGGGGAAGCAAACCATGA